The DNA sequence CGTTTCACGAAGGTTGGGTGCTTTGGTCGTGATGTTCAGTGCACCGGCAGACGTATTGCGGCCAAAGAGGGTGCCCTGCGGACCGCGCAGGACTTCGATCTGTTGCAGGTCGACGAGATCACCCAGCGCCACGCCGGGGCGTGACAGGTAAACGCCGTCCAGGAAGACGCCGACCGCGCTTTCCAGGCCGATATTGTTGCCGGTGGTGCCGACGCCCCGGATCCGCATGGATGTGCCCTGCGATTCCGTCTGCGTCGAGTTCATGTTGAAGCTGGCCGACAGATTGTCGAGTGCACGAAGGTCGGCGACCCCCTGGCGTTCAATTTCTGTCGGGCTGATGGCGGTCACTGCCAGCGGCACGTCGAGAATGCTTTCCTCGCGGCGCGTCGCAGTCACTTTCACAACGCTGAGACGTTTGTCTGACTCAGCGGCGGGTTCGGATGCGGCGGGAGGAGCAGCTTCTTGGGTGGTGGCGGGGGTCTGTGCGTTTGCTTCCTGTGCCATCGCCGGTGCCTGTATCAGGCTCAATACGGCGGCAGAGGCACCTGCCAGCAAGACGCACTTCGGTTGTCGGGTCAGTTTCAAGTTAAATTCCTCCCCTCGTCCAATCTGTGTGGACAAGATTATTGGTTATTGTTTTGAGCGTGTGCTCTTCTGTCGAGAACACTACGATGCCTAGGAAGGAAGCGGCGGCCCTCCATGTCAACCGGCTACCCTTGCGTCAATGCCGAACTATTTTTGGTTGCGTGCGCTAAAGTACACAGTTTTCCCGTCTTGGCCGTTCCTGCCCAGGCTGGTAGAGGCGCGCCATGACCTCGCAGACCTCACCCTCCGTCACCCGTGCGCTTGTTCTCTTTTCAGGCGGACAGGATTCCACCACATGCCTGGCCTGGGCGCTTGACCGGTTCGATCGTGTCGAGACGATCGGGTTCGACTACGGCCAGCGGCACGCCGTGGAACTGTCCTGCCGGGAGAAGCTCCGTATCGGCATGGCCAGCCTGAAAGAGGCCTGGGCATTGCGTCTTGGCGACGATCATATGATCGATGCCACCGTCCTCAAGAGCCTTGGGGAAACGGCCATGACTCATGATGTGGCCATCGAGACGACAGAAGCCGGGTTGCCGTCCACCTTTGTCCCGGGCCGCAATCTGTTGTTCCTGACGCTCGCCGGCGCGTTGGGCGTTCGCCGCGGCATTGGCGTGCTTGTTGGCGGCATGTGCGAGACGGATTATTCCGGCTATCCCGATTGCCGGAACGACACGATCCAGGCCCAGGCCGAAACGCTGCGCCTCGGTCTCGCCAAACCGATGACGATCGAAACGCCGCTTATGTATATCGACAAGGCGGCGACCTGGGCGATGGCGCTGGAAATGGGTGGGCAGGGGCTGATCGACCTGATCGTGGAGGATACCCACACCTGTTACCTCGGCGACCGCACCCACCGGCACGATTGGGGATATGGTTGCGGCACCTGTCCGGCTTGCGAACTGCGGTCGGCTGGTTGGGACCGCTGGCAGGCATCGCGATGACCTATTCGGTCAAGGAAGCTTTCTACACTCTGCAGGGGGAAGGCGCGCAGACCGGACGCGCCGCTGTGTTCCTGCGGTTTGCCGGCTGCAATCTCTGGAGCGGGCTTGAGCGTGACCGGGCGAAAGCCGTCTGCCAGTTCTGTGACACGGATTTCGTCGGCACCGACGGAGAGAATGGCGGCAAGTACAAAACCCCGGAAGAAGTCGCCGCGCTGGTTGCCTCGATCTGGAAATCGAATGCAGACACCGCCGGCCGGCCCTATGTTGTCTGCACGGGCGGGGAGCCGCTGCTGCAACTGGATCCGCCGCTGATCGGCGCGCTTCATGACGAGGGCTTCGAGATCGCGGTGGAAACCAATGGCACGATCGCGGCGCCGGAGGGGCTCGACTGGATCTGCGTCAGCCCCAAGGCAAATGCGGCGCTCGTCCTGAAAAAGGGCAATGAACTCAAGCTCGTTTACCCACAAAATGAGGCCGAAGCGCAGCCGGAACGGTTCACGGAACTGGACTTTCAGCACTTTTTCCTGCAACCGAAGGACAATTCCGAGGCGGCCCGCAATGTGCAGGCTGCTGCTGCTTACTGTCTGAAGAATCCGCAATGGCGACTGAGCTTGCAAACACACAAACTGACCGGGCTGCCCTGAGTCCTGAGGGCCGCGTGTTCGAGATCACCAAGGCGGTGCATTTCGAAGCGGCGCACTTCATGGGCGGCAAGCCGGAAGGGCATCCTTACCGCAACATGCACGGCCACTCTTTCCGCGTGGAAGCGACCGTCGCCGGTGTCGTCAAACCGGGGGAGCAGTGGGTCGAGGATTTCGGCCATCTGACCGATTGCCTGAATGCGACAGCCGAAAAGCTGGATCACAGGCTGCTCAACGAAATCGACGGCCTCGACGTGCCGACGCTGGAGCGGATCTGCCTCTGGGTCGCTGAGGACCTGCGTGAGGCGCTGCCGGGGCTGAAGCGCGTCGCTCTGGCGCGCCCCAGCCTCAACGAGCGGTGTGAGCTCGTCCTTTAAAGCCAGCTGGCTTTAGTTGGACAGGTCACTCTCTTTCAGGTCATCCGCGAAATTCCGGGCAAACCGGTTCGAGGCCTTGTTGGCATCGTACCAGGTTGAGATGCCGGTCATGCGCAGGTCGTTCTCATACCAGGAATATTCATACTCGCTGGTTTCATTGCCGGCTTCATCATAGGTCACGGCGGAAAGTTCCATGCCGCCGAGGCTTTTCGAGAGGCCATAGTCCAGCCCGGGCTTGTCGCCGAGCTGTTTGAAAGTCGGCTTGGACGGTTTGGCATCGACGATGGTGACATCGATGCGGGCCGTATCCACGCCAGCCTTTTTGAGCTCGCGTGTCAGGTCGTCCTTCACGTCTTTCATGAGGTACTCGCCCTCGCGGGTGCCGTAATCATCCTGCAGCTTGGTCTGGAAATCATCCGAAACGGTCACATTGATTTCCGCGGCCATGGCAGCAGGGGCCAGGAGAAGGGCAAAGGCGGTGATGGGAACAAGTTTCATTTTCAGAACCTCCATTCGGGTCTTTATTG is a window from the uncultured Hyphomonas sp. genome containing:
- the queC gene encoding 7-cyano-7-deazaguanine synthase QueC, giving the protein MTSQTSPSVTRALVLFSGGQDSTTCLAWALDRFDRVETIGFDYGQRHAVELSCREKLRIGMASLKEAWALRLGDDHMIDATVLKSLGETAMTHDVAIETTEAGLPSTFVPGRNLLFLTLAGALGVRRGIGVLVGGMCETDYSGYPDCRNDTIQAQAETLRLGLAKPMTIETPLMYIDKAATWAMALEMGGQGLIDLIVEDTHTCYLGDRTHRHDWGYGCGTCPACELRSAGWDRWQASR
- a CDS encoding 6-carboxytetrahydropterin synthase encodes the protein MFEITKAVHFEAAHFMGGKPEGHPYRNMHGHSFRVEATVAGVVKPGEQWVEDFGHLTDCLNATAEKLDHRLLNEIDGLDVPTLERICLWVAEDLREALPGLKRVALARPSLNERCELVL
- the queE gene encoding 7-carboxy-7-deazaguanine synthase, encoding MTYSVKEAFYTLQGEGAQTGRAAVFLRFAGCNLWSGLERDRAKAVCQFCDTDFVGTDGENGGKYKTPEEVAALVASIWKSNADTAGRPYVVCTGGEPLLQLDPPLIGALHDEGFEIAVETNGTIAAPEGLDWICVSPKANAALVLKKGNELKLVYPQNEAEAQPERFTELDFQHFFLQPKDNSEAARNVQAAAAYCLKNPQWRLSLQTHKLTGLP